A stretch of DNA from Asticcacaulis sp.:
CCGGCAGCTTGTCAAAAACGGTCGGGCGGCCGGAGGGATCACGCTCCGTAGTCACCAGACCGACAGGCTTGTGATAGCGCCACAGGCGGGTGGGCTCGGCCTTGCCGACCACCTGGCCATCAACCGTGATAACATCCGTGGTCTTGACCAGTACTGCGGGGGTTTCGAGGATACGACCATTGACGGCGATCTTGCCCAGGCCGATCAGGCGCTCGATCTCGCGGCGCGAGGCCAGGCCGGCGCGTGCCAGCACCTTGGCGATGCGCTCTCCAGCGGCGATCTTGTCGTCTTTTTTCGGGGCCTTCTTCGGGCGCTCGGGCTTCTTACCGGCGGCGTCACGGGCGTCACGCATTTCCTGCGGCATATAGCGGTGACCGTCGGCGATCTCCTGCAATTCCTTCGCAGCCTGGATTTCCTGCGGCGTCAGCTCGCGTTCGGATTCGTTCTGAGGCTCGTTACGCTCTCCAGCGTTACTGTCTTGGGTCACGATGTATCTTTCTAAAATGTCTTGACGCTCTGGTCCTGGCCCGTCTTTAAGTCCTTATGGAAGACGATATCGACTTGATGCGCATGGCGCTGGAAAAGGCGCGCGAGGCGGCCCTGTCCGGCGAGGTGCCGATAGGCGCCTTAATCTTCGATCCGTCAAGTAAAACTGTTGTAACAAGCGCCGGAAATGCGCCGATTTCGTTACATGACCCCACGGCGCACGCTGAAATAAGGGCCCTGCGCGCGGCGGGTGAGCAACTCGGCAATTACCGCCTGACCAATCTTTGGCTGTACGTGACGCTGGAACCCTGCGCCATGTGTGCCGGCGCCATCAGCCATGCCCGCATCGGTCGGGTCATCTATGGCGCCCCCGATCCCAAAGGTGGCGCGGTCGAGCATGGACCAAAATTCTTCGCACAGGCCACCTGCCACTGGAAACCGGATGTTACCGCAGGCATATTGGCCGAAGACAGTTCGGCAA
This window harbors:
- a CDS encoding nucleoside deaminase; the protein is MEDDIDLMRMALEKAREAALSGEVPIGALIFDPSSKTVVTSAGNAPISLHDPTAHAEIRALRAAGEQLGNYRLTNLWLYVTLEPCAMCAGAISHARIGRVIYGAPDPKGGAVEHGPKFFAQATCHWKPDVTAGILAEDSSAMLKSFFKTRRKGTQNGG